Proteins from one Lachnospiraceae bacterium KGMB03038 genomic window:
- a CDS encoding LPXTG cell wall anchor domain-containing protein, whose amino-acid sequence MLKIIRRDWRKMKTKRRFFSLLLAICLAAGLVPATAFAAEPESFVTSANANHWGRSDLRAYLNNAAKTDGTLPLDTKSAGNGAKYPLFFSEGEYALVQPWTYGTAVYDTSGNITSVYETTDRFTLPAAVGNNDQVLTWGEGCDNDALSDKNRVIPISYWSGGTSSNAWLRSSLGSTENTVNISKRGDSVASSSVDGSSGVAPVFKINLSSISFAAAASAAQVAGGSDIGAMPIQIEGFSDFGKSTESSLPSYGMYLKTMSQDDFDVISVNLNSFTLTVNYTGGVAGQYVVVQAYKEDSLTDGTTVYAAAGKIIQENSSVTIDATSWEIRSLDGYTIKVWMEDGSGARLAAATRPVTFVGVDSDIMQTTSGAAENLRVFAEKDKLQTSWGDLSALSEADWENVAKGQPTSAGIVAGANPTNQKIYFGEYDGSPLEFWIAGRETAANGGSIDSNGEVLTLYQARTMGTKQKFNSSSSGYSVEGKGAITLQLTDGLTVDSVSGNAASYPAESITLTGQDGLDKSNLQFQYRSTGESAWSDGMPTAVGTYELRCYLPGTDNYERTYSAPVTVTVHEHNWSNTWSSDGGYHWHECTAEGCPITDNSQKGGYTEHTYDQKVVSDTYLASAATCTAPAEYYYSCVCGAKGTQTFTSGTVANHTAGSEWKSDETGHWNECNVCGEKVNEADHSFTWVVDKEATAAEVGSKHEECTVCGYKKAAVEIPATGTTDTPSNTNQTSKDDASAAPQTGDTNNITLWITVELLSGAALTGIALYRRKRKYNR is encoded by the coding sequence TTGCTAAAAATCATACGAAGGGACTGGAGAAAGATGAAGACAAAAAGAAGATTTTTTAGCCTGCTGCTGGCAATCTGTCTTGCGGCGGGGCTTGTTCCGGCGACGGCGTTTGCGGCAGAGCCGGAGAGCTTTGTGACAAGCGCGAACGCCAACCACTGGGGACGCAGCGACCTGCGCGCCTACCTGAATAATGCGGCAAAAACGGATGGTACGCTCCCGCTTGACACCAAGTCAGCGGGTAATGGCGCAAAATATCCCTTGTTTTTTTCGGAAGGGGAATACGCCCTGGTGCAGCCGTGGACCTACGGCACGGCCGTATATGATACGTCCGGAAATATTACAAGCGTCTATGAGACGACCGACCGCTTCACTCTGCCTGCTGCGGTAGGTAACAATGATCAGGTGCTCACATGGGGTGAAGGCTGCGACAACGATGCTTTGTCGGATAAGAACCGGGTCATCCCCATCTCTTATTGGAGCGGCGGGACAAGCAGCAATGCATGGCTTCGCTCGTCGCTCGGGAGTACCGAAAACACTGTGAACATATCCAAACGGGGAGATTCTGTAGCAAGTTCTTCTGTTGATGGCTCCTCAGGCGTAGCGCCCGTGTTTAAAATCAATCTCAGCTCCATAAGCTTTGCCGCGGCGGCCTCCGCCGCCCAAGTGGCAGGCGGATCGGACATTGGCGCTATGCCAATACAAATTGAAGGCTTCTCCGATTTTGGAAAAAGCACGGAGAGTTCTTTGCCGAGTTACGGCATGTACCTGAAGACCATGTCACAGGATGATTTTGATGTAATATCGGTAAATTTGAATTCTTTTACCCTGACGGTCAATTATACAGGCGGCGTTGCCGGTCAGTACGTCGTCGTGCAGGCATACAAGGAGGACAGCCTGACAGATGGGACGACGGTGTATGCCGCCGCAGGGAAAATCATACAAGAGAACAGCTCGGTTACCATAGACGCTACAAGTTGGGAAATTAGAAGCCTTGACGGATATACCATAAAGGTGTGGATGGAGGATGGGTCAGGCGCGAGACTCGCCGCCGCCACCAGGCCCGTCACCTTTGTAGGCGTAGACAGCGACATCATGCAGACGACCTCTGGGGCGGCAGAAAACCTGCGCGTGTTTGCGGAGAAAGATAAGCTTCAGACCTCTTGGGGCGATCTCTCCGCTTTGAGCGAAGCGGATTGGGAGAATGTCGCAAAAGGTCAACCAACATCGGCGGGCATCGTTGCGGGCGCAAACCCCACCAATCAGAAGATTTATTTCGGAGAGTACGATGGCAGCCCCCTCGAGTTCTGGATTGCGGGACGGGAAACTGCGGCTAACGGTGGAAGTATTGACTCAAACGGTGAGGTTCTGACACTGTATCAGGCAAGAACCATGGGGACAAAGCAGAAGTTCAACAGCTCTTCCTCAGGGTATTCCGTGGAAGGAAAAGGTGCGATTACTCTGCAGCTGACGGACGGCCTTACGGTCGACTCCGTCTCTGGGAATGCGGCTTCCTATCCGGCAGAAAGTATTACCCTGACTGGTCAGGACGGACTGGATAAGAGCAACTTACAGTTCCAGTATCGCAGCACAGGTGAGTCTGCATGGAGCGATGGGATGCCGACAGCGGTCGGCACCTATGAGCTTCGCTGTTATCTGCCAGGTACGGATAATTACGAGCGTACCTACAGCGCGCCAGTCACAGTGACCGTACACGAGCATAACTGGTCTAATACATGGAGCAGCGATGGCGGCTACCACTGGCATGAATGCACAGCAGAGGGCTGCCCGATTACGGATAACAGCCAGAAGGGCGGATACACGGAGCATACCTATGATCAGAAGGTTGTTTCTGATACCTATCTTGCATCAGCGGCTACCTGTACAGCCCCGGCGGAGTATTATTACTCCTGCGTATGCGGAGCGAAAGGGACACAAACCTTTACTTCCGGGACTGTAGCTAACCATACAGCTGGTTCGGAATGGAAGTCTGATGAGACAGGACATTGGAATGAATGTAATGTCTGCGGCGAGAAGGTTAACGAAGCTGATCACAGTTTTACATGGGTAGTAGACAAGGAAGCTACTGCAGCAGAGGTAGGCTCCAAGCATGAAGAATGCACAGTTTGCGGTTATAAAAAAGCAGCGGTAGAGATACCAGCTACGGGAACAACTGATACGCCTTCCAATACCAACCAGACAAGTAAAGACGATGCTTCTGCTGCTCCACAAACTGGCGATACCAACAACATCACCCTCTGGATAACGGTAGAGCTCCTGTCGGGCGCAGCCCTGACCGGCATAGCCCTGTATAGACGAAAGAGAAAATACAACAGATAA